The following coding sequences lie in one Glycine max cultivar Williams 82 chromosome 19, Glycine_max_v4.0, whole genome shotgun sequence genomic window:
- the LOC106797263 gene encoding U1 small nuclear ribonucleoprotein 70 kDa-like, with protein MVDSNNRDRYGDRSRGHGGNGDNKARSERGARDLDSPADTKDRDRLMGRRGDDDYKWKDECDSRKRDEDDGYRGKDEQDSRKRDEDDSYRERRTSRDDRRNTDSSHLERRNEGDYSKRPEDSGKQDMKMDYGRRKGSPGDEDYKNGRDDEDYKHRREERGHKRQDIVSDDYPHRRHHGDRR; from the coding sequence ATGGTAGACTCAAACAACAGAGATAGGTATGGTGATAGAAGCAGGGGACATGGGGGAAATGGAGACAACAAAGCACGGTCTGAAAGAGGTGCAAGAGATTTGGATTCCCCTGCTGACACGAAAGACAGAGATAGACTCATGGGAAGACGCGGAGATGATGATTACAAGTGGAAAGATGAGTGTGACTCCAGAAAAAGAGATGAAGACGATGGCTACAGGGGGAAAGATGAGCAAGACTCAAGAAAAAGAGATGAAGATGATAGCTATAGAGAAAGGCGAACTAGTCGAGATGATAGGAGAAACACGGATTCTAGCCATTTGGAGAGAAGGAATGAAGGAGATTATAGTAAGAGACCTGAAGACAGTGGAAAGCAAGATATGAAGATGGATTATGGACGAAGAAAAGGAAGTCCAGGTGATGAAGATTACAAGAATGGAAGGGATGATGAAGATTACAAACATAGAAGGGAAGAACGTGGGCATAAAAGACAAGATATTGTATCTGATGATTATCCTCATAGGAGGCATCATGGTGACAGGAGATGA
- the LOC100780625 gene encoding alkane hydroxylase MAH1, with protein sequence MAMLLIYAAITASLFCFLYLFHRRRSCKHPLMRDYPILGMLPPILFNLWRIHDFCTEVLKKQGGTGEFKGPWFTKMHYLITCDSLNVQHMLCKSFDNYIKGPEFREIFEPFGDGVVTADSETWKYFRTVLHSLIKQRRFETFVDKTVQKKVHTSLLPILDHVQQQGEMVDLQDVFNRFTFDNICSTIVGHDPKCLSIDFPEVAIERAFNESEESIFYRHTVPSSVWKFQKWLQIGQEKKMTEACKTFDEFIYSCIASKRQELSKCSREEMDNEAPFDLLTALITEERGRVHDDKFLRDAAFNFFVAGRETMTSALTWFFWLVTKHPLVEAKILEEIKDNFEANYEGVVGIEEVKKLVYLHGALCEALRLFPPVPIERKQAIKDDTLPSGHRVNGNTMILFSLYAMGRCEEIWGKDCLEFKPERWISERGEVVYAPAYKFIAFNAGPRICLGKDLAFVQMKMVAASILRKYRFQVVEGHSPTPSHSIVLLMKNGLKARIMKRL encoded by the coding sequence ATGGCCATGCTTCTGATCTATGCAGCCATAACAGCATCATTGTTCTGCTTCCTATACTTGTTTCATCGTAGAAGAAGCTGCAAACACCCTCTCATGAGGGACTACCCCATCCTTGGCATGTTACCACCAATCCTCTTCAACTTGTGGCGAATCCATGATTTTTGCACCGAGGTACTGAAAAAACAAGGTGGCACTGGGGAATTCAAAGGGCCATGGTTCACCAAAATGCACTATTTGATCACTTGTGACTCCCTCAACGTGCAACACATGCTCTGCAAGAGCTTTGACAACTACATCAAGGGACCCGAGTTTCGCGAGATTTTCGAACCCTTCGGAGATGGGGTTGTCACTGCCGATTCAGAGACATGGAAGTACTTCAGAACCGTCCTCCATTCCTTGATCAAACAAAGAAGGTTCGAAACGTTCGTCGATAAAACCGTTCAGAAGAAGGTGCACACAAGCCTTCTTCCGATATTGGATCATGTACAACAGCAAGGGGAGATGGTGGATCTTCAAGATGTCTTCAACCGGTTCACGTTTGATAACATATGCTCCACAATCGTAGGACATGATCCTAAGTGTCTTTCCATTGATTTCCCGGAAGTTGCAATCGAGAGGGCTTTCAATGAGTCCGAAGAGTCGATATTCTACAGACACACGGTGCCAAGCAGTGTGTGGAAGTTTCAGAAATGGCTCCAAATTGGACAAGAGAAGAAGATGACAGAAGCATGCAAAACCTTTGATGAATTCATATACTCATGCATAGCGTCCAAGCgacaagagttaagcaagtgcAGTAGAGAAGAAATGGATAATGAAGCTCCCTTTGACTTGCTTACAGCTTTGATTACTGAAGAGAGAGGGCGTGTGCATGATGACAAGTTTCTAAGGGATGCTGCGTTTAACTTTTTTGTGGCGGGGAGAGAAACCATGACTTCAGCTCTCACGTGGTTCTTTTGGCTTGTTACTAAACACCCTTTGGTGGAAGCCAAGATTCTGGAAgagataaaagataattttgagGCTAATTATGAAGGGGTTGTAGGAATTGAGGAGGTAAAAAAGCTAGTTTATCTGCATGGTGCATTGTGTGAAGCATTGAGGCTCTTTCCTCCTGTGCCTATTGAGCGGAAGCAGGCAATTAAAGATGACACACTTCCAAGTGGTCACCGTGTGAATGGAAACACAATGATATTGTTTTCTTTGTATGCAATGGGAAGGTGTGAAGAGATATGGGGGAAAGATTGCTTGGAGTTCAAGCCAGAGAGATGGATATCTGAGAGGGGAGAGGTTGTTTATGCACCAGCTTACAAATTCATTGCTTTTAATGCTGGACCCAGAATCTGCTTGGGAAAGGACTTGGCCTTTGTTCAGATGAAGATGGTGGCAGCTTCTATTTTGCGAAAGTATCGATTCCAGGTGGTGGAAGGGCATTCTCCTACTCCAAGCCACTCCATTGTTCTTCTCATGAAGAATGGTCTGAAGGCTAGGATTATGaaaagattataa